From the genome of Camelus dromedarius isolate mCamDro1 chromosome 19, mCamDro1.pat, whole genome shotgun sequence, one region includes:
- the LY6G5C gene encoding lymphocyte antigen 6 complex locus protein G5c, which yields MGCVGLVGLKSVLLYVLGQLNLNEQEPPYLPQLNKYLRCYRCLLETKELGCLLGSDICLAPHGSSCMTLFIKNNSGSDIMVSDCRPKEQMSDCSYTRTSPVLGFWIFSRCCFRNFCNNPQNRALYIS from the exons ATGGGATGTGTGGGCTTG GTGGGTTTGAAATCAGTGCTTCTCTATGTTCTAGGTCAGCTCAATCTTAATGAACAAGAACCCCCTTATCTGCCTCAGTTAAACAAATACCTTCGCTGCTATCGATGCCTCTTGGAGACCAAGGAGTTGGGGTGCCTTCTGGGATCTGACATCTGCCTTGCCCCGCACGGCAGCAGCTGCATGACTCTGTTCATAAAGAACA ACAGTGGTTCTGACATCATGGTGAGTGACTGTCGTCCTAAGGAGCAGATGAGTGATTGCTCGTACACCCGCACTTCTCCGGTGCTTGGCTTCTGGATATTCTCTCGATGCTGCTTCCGGAATTTCTGCAATAACCCTCAGAACAGAGCGCTCTATATTTCTTAG